Proteins encoded by one window of Massilia sp. NR 4-1:
- a CDS encoding sigma-70 family RNA polymerase sigma factor: protein MEHHGWLVAWLRRKLNGADHAVDLAHDTFVRILCQPDQKRAPLQEPRAYLTTVARNLLINYVRRQSLEQAYLDVLAQLPEAQTPSPETRLMLLETLHEIDAMLDGLPSKAREAFLFSQLEGLTYAEIGERLDVTVRTVKRYMAAAFEQCILLLDAAA from the coding sequence ATGGAACACCATGGCTGGCTGGTGGCTTGGCTGCGCCGTAAGCTTAATGGCGCCGACCATGCCGTCGACCTGGCGCACGACACCTTCGTGCGCATCCTCTGCCAGCCGGACCAGAAGCGCGCCCCGCTGCAGGAGCCGCGCGCCTACCTCACCACGGTCGCGCGCAACTTGCTGATCAATTACGTGCGCCGCCAGTCGCTGGAACAGGCCTATCTCGACGTGCTGGCCCAGTTGCCCGAGGCGCAGACGCCGTCGCCCGAAACGCGCCTGATGCTGCTGGAAACCCTGCATGAAATCGACGCCATGCTGGACGGCCTGCCCAGCAAGGCGCGCGAAGCCTTCCTGTTCTCGCAGCTGGAAGGCCTGACCTATGCCGAAATCGGCGAGCGCCTGGATGTCACCGTGCGCACCGTCAAACGCTATATGGCGGCGGCCTTCGAGCAGTGCATCCTGCTGCTGGACGCCGCCGCATGA
- a CDS encoding TonB-dependent receptor, which produces MNQHASSSKHLPVLKPAALMVAAALALAAAPMQAYAAEAPAAATSAAKSYNIPAGPLSPALSQFAGQSGITLSSDAALTEGLSTKGLQGSFNIADGFARLLQGSGLEVAQRSAGVYVLRKLPGADKNASVMPQITVTGQGLGATTENSGSYTGGSVKTATRMDMSIRDTPQSVSIITRERLNDLGVTRLDQALAQTTGIMIGQQDSERTRYYSRGFGIENIQVDGMAQGVNSPLTDTVLYDRIDVVRGATGLMGGTGDPSATINMIRKRPTRELQASTALQYGRWNNRRAEADISTPLSASGKVRGRVAFAYQDRDSYMERYSERKTVGMAIIEADITPDTLLTAGADFQHNKPRGSTWGAIPYWNKDGSLANLPRNFSLNTPWNSWANQQETYFASVDHNFGSGWKLHAGYSRTNSRNNTALAYGGSGYPDPATGKGMTLWTGVWGEGYATNHNYEAYLTGPFQLFGRRHTVIAGFNGGNANSRSQGGEAIQLYPDEIPDYRNWTGNIPRPEFKPDGTHTEELTRLSGTYLAGRFNLADPLTVIVGARISNYTTETRAFDNKSKHTGTSGFAETKNEVTPYVGVVYDLNEQFSTYASYTTLFKPQTNRDKFNNFLSPETGTNLEAGVKGEFFNGKLNASAAVFQTKKKNLAELDKSVPAGFKLPQGDDAYVANGDGIKARGVEFDVSGQISQAWNVSGGYTLLKAEEKDGRRAVPSQPRHLVRFGTAYSFGGQLQGLKLGMNVTAQSGTYGETWYGRPTYPRSQKERLVQGSYALVGAMASYQIDKHMSAQLNISNLLDKKYYRNVGFYDSVFWGEPRNITATLTYKF; this is translated from the coding sequence ATGAATCAACACGCATCCTCTTCCAAACACCTGCCCGTGCTGAAACCGGCCGCCCTGATGGTCGCCGCCGCGCTGGCCCTGGCCGCCGCGCCAATGCAGGCTTATGCCGCCGAAGCACCGGCCGCCGCCACCAGCGCCGCCAAGAGCTACAACATTCCCGCCGGCCCGCTGAGCCCGGCCCTGTCCCAATTCGCCGGCCAGAGCGGCATCACCCTGTCCTCCGACGCGGCCCTGACCGAAGGCCTGAGCACCAAAGGCCTGCAAGGCAGCTTCAATATCGCCGATGGCTTTGCCCGCCTGCTGCAAGGCAGCGGCCTGGAAGTGGCGCAACGCAGCGCCGGCGTCTACGTGCTGCGCAAGCTGCCTGGCGCCGACAAGAACGCCTCTGTCATGCCGCAGATTACCGTGACCGGCCAAGGCCTGGGCGCGACCACCGAAAACAGCGGCTCCTACACCGGCGGCTCGGTGAAAACCGCCACCCGCATGGATATGTCGATCCGCGACACCCCGCAATCGGTCAGCATCATCACCCGCGAACGCCTGAACGACCTGGGCGTGACCCGCCTGGACCAGGCACTGGCCCAGACCACCGGCATCATGATCGGCCAGCAGGACAGCGAACGCACGCGCTATTATTCGCGCGGCTTCGGCATTGAAAATATCCAGGTGGACGGCATGGCACAGGGCGTGAACTCGCCGCTGACCGACACCGTGCTGTACGACCGCATCGACGTGGTGCGCGGCGCCACGGGCCTGATGGGCGGCACCGGCGACCCGTCGGCTACCATCAACATGATCCGCAAGCGTCCGACCCGCGAGCTCCAGGCCAGCACCGCCCTGCAATACGGCCGCTGGAACAACCGCCGCGCTGAAGCCGATATCTCCACCCCACTGAGCGCCAGCGGCAAGGTGCGTGGCCGCGTGGCCTTCGCCTACCAGGACCGTGACTCGTATATGGAGCGCTATAGCGAGCGCAAAACCGTCGGCATGGCCATCATCGAAGCCGATATCACGCCCGATACCCTGCTGACCGCCGGCGCCGATTTCCAGCACAACAAGCCGCGCGGCTCGACCTGGGGCGCCATCCCTTACTGGAACAAGGACGGCAGCCTGGCCAACCTGCCACGCAACTTTAGCCTGAACACCCCATGGAACAGCTGGGCCAACCAGCAGGAAACCTATTTCGCTTCCGTCGACCACAATTTCGGCAGCGGCTGGAAACTGCATGCGGGCTACTCCCGCACCAATAGCCGCAACAATACCGCGCTGGCGTATGGCGGTTCCGGCTACCCTGATCCGGCCACCGGCAAGGGCATGACCTTGTGGACCGGTGTCTGGGGCGAAGGTTATGCCACGAATCATAACTATGAAGCGTATCTGACCGGTCCCTTCCAGCTGTTCGGCCGCCGCCACACCGTGATCGCCGGCTTTAACGGCGGCAATGCGAACAGCCGTTCGCAGGGTGGGGAGGCTATCCAGCTGTACCCGGACGAAATTCCCGATTACCGCAACTGGACCGGCAATATTCCGCGTCCCGAGTTCAAGCCTGACGGCACCCATACCGAAGAACTCACGCGCCTGTCCGGCACCTATCTGGCTGGCCGATTCAATCTGGCCGATCCGCTGACCGTGATCGTCGGCGCCCGTATCAGCAATTACACCACCGAAACCCGTGCATTCGACAACAAGAGTAAGCACACCGGCACCAGCGGCTTTGCCGAAACCAAGAACGAGGTCACGCCTTATGTGGGTGTGGTGTATGACCTGAACGAACAGTTCTCGACCTATGCCAGCTACACCACGCTGTTCAAGCCCCAGACCAACCGCGACAAGTTCAATAACTTCCTTTCGCCGGAAACCGGCACCAACCTGGAAGCGGGTGTGAAGGGCGAATTCTTCAACGGCAAGCTGAATGCTTCCGCCGCCGTCTTCCAGACCAAGAAGAAAAATCTGGCGGAGCTGGACAAATCCGTGCCGGCAGGCTTCAAGCTGCCGCAAGGCGACGACGCCTATGTGGCCAATGGCGACGGCATCAAGGCGCGCGGTGTGGAGTTCGATGTCTCGGGCCAGATCAGCCAGGCCTGGAATGTCAGCGGCGGCTATACTCTGCTCAAGGCGGAAGAAAAAGACGGCCGCCGCGCCGTGCCTAGCCAGCCGCGCCACCTGGTGCGCTTCGGCACGGCCTACAGCTTCGGCGGCCAGCTGCAAGGCCTGAAACTGGGCATGAACGTGACCGCGCAAAGCGGCACCTACGGCGAAACCTGGTATGGTCGTCCGACCTATCCGCGTTCGCAGAAAGAGCGCCTGGTGCAGGGTTCCTATGCGCTGGTGGGTGCGATGGCGTCCTACCAGATCGACAAGCACATGAGCGCCCAGCTCAATATCAGCAATCTGCTGGACAAGAAGTACTACCGCAACGTGGGCTTCTACGACAGCGTGTTCTGGGGCGAGCCGCGCAACATCACCGCTACGCTGACCTACAAGTTCTGA
- a CDS encoding efflux RND transporter periplasmic adaptor subunit: MAFPKQLLTRRRLAAALLLALGAAGAFWWQQQRKAPKVETARLAKASIEANVMAVGTLQPRSYVDIGAQVSGQILRLHVTPGATVSKGQLLVEIDPSVQQATVDAGRAALAGLNAQLSEQRAQHRLAGQQHARQQQLARDGATREEDTQQAVAALETAAARIANLQAQIQQTQATLKADEARLGYTRIYAPMSGTVVSVEAREGQTLNATYQTPNVLRVADLSGMTVWTEVSEADVRRVKPGMPVYFSTLGGNQRRWHGKVRQLLPAPPQAEARNNGTAITPSSGKVVLYTALFDVDNSDGELMPQMTAQVHFVTASVKNVLVAPLPALTALEGKPGQFSARVMNQDGAIEQRVVQVGVRNRLSAEVLGGLREGELLVTGEMPSDSASRFQL, translated from the coding sequence ATGGCTTTTCCGAAACAGCTCCTCACCCGCCGCCGGCTGGCGGCAGCCCTTTTGCTGGCGCTGGGCGCGGCTGGCGCCTTCTGGTGGCAGCAGCAGCGCAAAGCACCCAAGGTCGAGACCGCCCGCCTGGCCAAGGCCAGCATCGAAGCGAATGTGATGGCGGTCGGCACCTTGCAGCCGCGCAGCTATGTGGATATCGGCGCCCAGGTGTCGGGCCAGATCCTGCGCCTGCACGTCACGCCCGGCGCCACCGTCAGCAAGGGACAGTTGCTGGTCGAAATCGATCCCAGCGTGCAGCAGGCCACCGTGGACGCCGGACGGGCCGCCTTGGCGGGTCTGAACGCGCAATTGTCCGAACAGCGCGCCCAGCACCGCCTGGCGGGCCAGCAGCATGCGCGCCAGCAGCAACTGGCGCGCGACGGTGCCACCCGCGAGGAGGATACGCAGCAGGCCGTGGCCGCGCTGGAAACGGCGGCCGCCCGCATCGCCAATCTGCAGGCCCAGATCCAGCAGACGCAAGCCACCCTCAAGGCCGACGAGGCGCGCCTGGGCTATACCCGCATCTACGCGCCCATGAGCGGCACCGTGGTCTCGGTCGAGGCGCGCGAAGGCCAGACCCTGAACGCCACCTACCAGACGCCGAACGTGCTGCGCGTGGCCGATCTGTCCGGCATGACGGTGTGGACCGAAGTCTCCGAAGCCGATGTGCGGCGCGTGAAGCCCGGTATGCCGGTGTATTTCAGCACCCTCGGCGGCAACCAGCGGCGCTGGCATGGCAAGGTGCGCCAGCTCCTGCCCGCCCCGCCCCAGGCCGAGGCGCGCAATAACGGCACGGCCATCACGCCTTCCTCGGGCAAGGTGGTGCTGTACACCGCGCTGTTCGATGTGGATAACAGCGATGGCGAATTGATGCCGCAAATGACGGCCCAGGTGCATTTCGTCACCGCCTCGGTCAAGAATGTGCTGGTGGCGCCCCTGCCCGCGCTGACGGCGCTGGAAGGCAAGCCGGGCCAGTTTTCCGCCCGCGTCATGAACCAGGACGGCGCCATCGAGCAGCGCGTGGTGCAGGTCGGCGTGCGCAACCGCTTATCGGCCGAGGTGCTGGGCGGCCTGCGCGAAGGCGAGCTGCTGGTGACGGGCGAGATGCCATCCGATAGCGCCAGCAGGTTCCAGCTGTGA
- a CDS encoding TolC family protein, whose translation MKHTTVPLCLTILPLLAACAGAPASKSTPDIATPAAWRNAAAGAAQAPANNGASVVPRVVLAPAAPASADAPAAASRREATAGGVAARGQSTPQAEWWRAFASAELDDLLARALQDNHDLAAAAARVDQAYAALRAADASRVPSLNAQASAGGDGRLGTRQASSASGASYTAALRASYEIDLRGRNRALSDSAAAQLQASRYEREASRLSVTGAVVNAWLQRSALSERLAIADANIASAERMLALVAARVRAGAAHPLELAQQRGLLAAQQRQRAELHQQHEDSHLALALLLGQPAANVHLGAWHRADTDSAAAPNVRSGSDPKVGTSSAAPDVRSGADPKVDTGSAVPLQRLRLPTADAGLPSALLARRPDIASAEAQLAAADADLAAARAALFPSLTLDGALASSAKGFSGLFDNPVYSLAAAISAPLFDGGRLAAGRDLAGARRQELLAAYRRTVMAAFSDVERALNAIASLAIQRSAQDEELREAGRALALAEARYRAGAENALTLLDAQRTLYAAQDASLQLQLARLQASVALHQALGGGWQQGS comes from the coding sequence ATGAAACACACAACCGTGCCGCTCTGCCTGACCATCCTGCCGCTGCTGGCCGCCTGCGCCGGCGCGCCCGCGAGTAAAAGCACGCCGGACATCGCAACCCCAGCCGCGTGGCGCAATGCCGCTGCCGGTGCGGCCCAAGCGCCGGCCAACAATGGCGCATCCGTTGTGCCGCGCGTTGTCCTGGCACCCGCCGCCCCGGCCAGCGCCGATGCGCCCGCCGCCGCATCCCGCCGCGAGGCAACGGCTGGGGGAGTCGCCGCCAGGGGCCAGTCCACGCCGCAAGCCGAATGGTGGCGTGCCTTTGCCAGCGCTGAGCTGGATGACTTGCTGGCGCGCGCCCTGCAAGACAATCACGACCTCGCCGCCGCCGCCGCGCGTGTCGACCAGGCCTACGCTGCCCTGCGTGCGGCCGACGCCAGCCGCGTCCCCAGCCTGAACGCGCAAGCCAGCGCCGGCGGCGACGGCCGCCTTGGTACGCGCCAGGCCAGCAGCGCCAGCGGCGCTTCCTACACCGCCGCCCTGCGCGCCAGCTACGAAATCGATCTGCGCGGCCGCAACCGCGCCCTGAGCGACAGTGCCGCCGCCCAGCTGCAGGCCAGCCGCTACGAGCGCGAGGCCAGCCGCCTGAGCGTCACCGGCGCTGTCGTCAACGCCTGGCTGCAAAGAAGCGCGCTGAGCGAACGCCTCGCCATCGCCGACGCCAATATCGCCAGCGCCGAACGCATGCTGGCGCTGGTCGCCGCCCGCGTCCGTGCCGGCGCTGCCCACCCGCTGGAATTGGCCCAGCAGCGTGGCCTGCTCGCTGCCCAGCAGCGCCAGCGCGCCGAACTGCACCAGCAACACGAAGACAGCCACCTCGCCCTCGCCCTCCTGCTTGGTCAGCCTGCCGCCAATGTCCACCTTGGTGCCTGGCACCGGGCTGACACGGACTCGGCAGCGGCTCCCAATGTCAGATCCGGGTCCGACCCCAAGGTGGGCACGAGCTCAGCGGCGCCCGATGTCCGATCGGGGGCTGACCCCAAAGTGGATACGGGCTCGGCTGTGCCGCTGCAGCGCTTGAGGCTGCCGACGGCGGATGCTGGGCTGCCCTCGGCCTTGCTGGCACGGCGGCCGGATATCGCCAGTGCGGAGGCGCAACTGGCAGCGGCCGATGCGGATCTCGCCGCGGCCCGCGCCGCGCTGTTCCCGAGCCTGACGCTGGATGGCGCGCTGGCCTCTTCCGCCAAGGGCTTCTCCGGACTGTTCGATAATCCTGTCTACAGCCTGGCCGCCGCCATCAGCGCGCCGCTATTCGATGGCGGCCGCTTGGCGGCGGGGCGCGATCTGGCCGGCGCGCGCCGCCAGGAGCTGCTGGCCGCCTACCGCCGTACCGTGATGGCGGCGTTTTCCGACGTCGAACGCGCCCTGAACGCCATCGCTTCGCTGGCCATCCAGCGCAGCGCCCAGGATGAGGAATTGCGCGAGGCCGGACGCGCCCTGGCCCTGGCCGAAGCGCGCTACCGCGCCGGCGCCGAGAACGCCCTGACCCTGCTCGATGCCCAGCGCACCCTGTACGCGGCCCAGGACGCATCCCTGCAACTGCAGCTGGCGCGTCTGCAGGCATCGGTCGCGCTGCACCAGGCCTTGGGCGGCGGCTGGCAGCAAGGTTCCTAA
- a CDS encoding DUF3649 domain-containing protein, giving the protein MKPTHAAASQSRSLLQALRQPHPTLSRTLAALVGGYLFASAAGVLLTALSLTPHESPEHAMLGGGLLGLAMYAIAITWAFGTRSVRRAWAGLLIGSVLLAVPGLLLTMRGGAA; this is encoded by the coding sequence ATGAAGCCCACGCACGCCGCCGCGAGCCAGAGCCGCTCTTTGTTGCAAGCCTTACGCCAGCCGCATCCCACATTGTCGCGTACCCTGGCCGCGTTGGTCGGAGGCTATCTGTTCGCCTCCGCCGCCGGCGTGCTGCTGACGGCGCTCAGCCTGACGCCGCATGAATCGCCGGAGCACGCCATGCTGGGCGGCGGCCTGCTGGGCCTCGCCATGTACGCCATCGCCATCACCTGGGCTTTCGGCACGCGCAGCGTGCGCCGCGCCTGGGCCGGACTGCTGATCGGTTCCGTATTGCTGGCCGTACCCGGCCTGCTGCTGACCATGCGCGGAGGTGCGGCATGA
- a CDS encoding MacB family efflux pump subunit gives MASPPPLISLQGIRKRYGGGNGTPPVEVLRGISLDIHAGEFVAIVGASGSGKSTLMNMLGCLDRPSEGVYSFAGEDVATLDADQLAWLRREAFGFVFQGYHLIATESARENVELPAVYAGMAPAQRAERAQALLRRLGMDSRMEHRPNQLSGGQQQRVSIARALMNGGRILLADEPTGALDSTSGAEVMALLHELADAGHTIILITHDRNVAAQARRVIEVRDGQVVSDSASGHRHGFVHAIDEISADSASDMRGQVPGHAAAHAEGEPRKRALPPPDMRQVARQNGNGGGASFWTDIREAARAAWRVMWVNRFRTGLTLLGIVIGVASVIVMLAIGMGARQKVVAQLGAFGSNLMYMSSIGNSSRLPGRSITLADLEAVAELPNISHVLPNVTGNQVVRFRNRDVQTYVRGSGAALPRIQTWPLARGGFFTEQDERELANVAVLGHKLAQELMPDVADPIGQIILIGNLPLQVIGVMSEKGALTGDRDEDNVLLLPFSTAGLKVFGQREPTYTVIAVDDVSRVAQTQAAMEALMLERHGLRDFDVGNAAASIAAEAKTSDTMTLMLSLIAAVSLVVGGIGVMNVMLMTVRERTREIGIRMATGARQRDILRQFMTEAVLVSLTGGLIGVVVGLALGAALLWWDVALIFSLRAIGGAFGCALITGLVFGYMPARTASRLDPVQALASE, from the coding sequence GTGGCATCTCCGCCGCCGCTGATTTCCCTGCAGGGCATAAGAAAACGTTATGGCGGCGGTAATGGCACGCCGCCGGTCGAGGTGCTGCGCGGGATTTCTCTGGATATCCACGCGGGCGAATTCGTCGCCATTGTCGGCGCTTCCGGCTCGGGCAAATCGACGCTGATGAATATGCTGGGCTGTCTCGACCGCCCCAGCGAAGGCGTCTACAGCTTCGCCGGTGAAGACGTCGCCACCCTCGACGCCGACCAATTGGCGTGGTTGCGGCGCGAAGCGTTCGGCTTCGTGTTCCAGGGCTACCACCTGATCGCCACCGAATCGGCGCGCGAAAATGTCGAGCTGCCCGCCGTGTACGCAGGCATGGCGCCGGCGCAGCGCGCGGAAAGGGCGCAGGCGCTGCTGCGGCGCCTGGGCATGGACAGCCGCATGGAACATCGTCCCAACCAGCTTTCGGGCGGCCAGCAGCAGCGCGTCTCCATCGCGCGCGCCCTGATGAACGGCGGCCGCATCCTGCTGGCCGATGAGCCGACCGGCGCTCTCGACTCCACCAGCGGCGCCGAAGTCATGGCGCTGCTGCACGAACTGGCCGATGCCGGCCACACCATCATCCTGATCACCCACGACCGCAACGTGGCGGCGCAGGCGCGCCGCGTGATCGAAGTGCGCGACGGCCAGGTGGTTAGCGACTCGGCCAGTGGGCATCGTCATGGCTTCGTGCACGCAATCGATGAGATCAGCGCCGATTCCGCCAGCGACATGCGTGGCCAGGTGCCAGGTCACGCAGCCGCGCACGCGGAAGGCGAGCCGCGCAAACGCGCCTTGCCGCCGCCCGATATGCGCCAGGTGGCGCGGCAGAACGGCAATGGCGGCGGGGCTTCCTTCTGGACCGATATCCGCGAGGCGGCGCGCGCCGCATGGCGCGTGATGTGGGTGAACCGCTTCCGCACCGGACTGACCCTGCTCGGCATCGTGATCGGCGTCGCCTCCGTCATCGTCATGCTGGCGATCGGCATGGGCGCGCGGCAGAAGGTCGTGGCCCAGCTGGGCGCTTTCGGCTCCAATCTGATGTATATGTCCTCCATCGGCAACAGCTCGCGCCTGCCGGGACGCAGCATCACCCTGGCCGATCTGGAAGCGGTGGCCGAACTGCCCAATATCAGCCATGTGCTGCCGAATGTCACCGGCAACCAGGTGGTGCGCTTCCGCAACCGCGATGTGCAGACCTATGTGCGCGGCAGCGGCGCTGCCCTGCCGCGCATCCAGACTTGGCCGCTGGCGCGCGGCGGCTTCTTCACCGAGCAGGATGAGCGTGAACTGGCCAACGTCGCGGTGCTGGGCCACAAGCTGGCGCAGGAACTGATGCCCGATGTGGCCGACCCGATCGGCCAGATCATCCTGATCGGCAATCTGCCGCTGCAGGTGATTGGCGTCATGAGCGAAAAGGGCGCGCTGACCGGCGACCGCGACGAGGACAATGTGCTGCTGCTGCCCTTCAGCACCGCCGGCCTGAAAGTCTTCGGCCAGCGCGAGCCGACTTACACCGTGATCGCCGTCGATGACGTCAGCCGCGTGGCCCAGACCCAGGCCGCGATGGAAGCGCTGATGCTGGAACGCCATGGCCTGCGCGACTTCGACGTCGGCAACGCCGCCGCCTCGATTGCCGCCGAAGCGAAAACCAGCGACACCATGACCCTGATGCTCAGCCTTATCGCCGCCGTGTCCCTGGTGGTGGGCGGCATCGGCGTCATGAACGTGATGCTGATGACGGTGCGCGAACGCACGCGCGAAATTGGCATCCGCATGGCGACCGGGGCGCGCCAGCGCGACATCCTGCGCCAGTTCATGACCGAAGCGGTGCTGGTCTCCTTGACCGGGGGCCTGATAGGCGTCGTGGTGGGGCTGGCGCTGGGCGCCGCCCTGCTATGGTGGGACGTGGCCCTGATCTTCTCGCTGCGCGCCATTGGCGGCGCTTTTGGCTGCGCCCTGATCACCGGGCTGGTATTCGGCTATATGCCCGCCCGCACCGCCTCCCGCCTTGACCCGGTGCAGGCCCTCGCCTCCGAATGA
- a CDS encoding FecR domain-containing protein yields MSGQSAPVSAAAVDPRAAREAARWMMRMHSGEMSAADQRRCAQWRASDPENEKAWQRAERVAHKLGMVPPALGAPALRNAAGDSQRRTALKTLALALGAVPLGWAVWRATPWDEWNADQQTAAGERREISLPDGGSVVLNTATALDVQYDSATRRLRLYKGEILVQTAADPLGRHFIVESPQGAMRAIGTRFVVRLDGEHTRLGVLEGAVEVRPAGHPDAPYVVRAGRQSRFNAAGGATEVLDPNADAWNSGVLYAEKMPLADFVAELARYRPGLLRCDPSAARLRVSGAFQLRDTDSILQALAASLPVRLQTRTRYWVTLTHA; encoded by the coding sequence ATGAGCGGCCAAAGCGCGCCAGTGTCCGCGGCGGCAGTCGATCCGCGCGCCGCGCGCGAAGCGGCGCGCTGGATGATGCGCATGCACTCCGGCGAAATGAGCGCCGCCGACCAGCGCCGCTGCGCCCAATGGCGCGCCAGCGATCCAGAAAATGAAAAAGCCTGGCAGCGCGCCGAAAGGGTGGCGCACAAGCTGGGCATGGTGCCGCCCGCCCTGGGCGCTCCCGCCCTGCGCAACGCCGCCGGCGACAGCCAGCGCCGCACCGCCCTCAAGACCTTGGCGCTGGCGCTGGGCGCCGTCCCGCTGGGCTGGGCTGTCTGGCGTGCCACGCCCTGGGACGAGTGGAATGCCGACCAGCAGACCGCCGCCGGCGAGCGCCGCGAAATCAGCCTGCCCGACGGCGGCAGCGTGGTGCTGAACACCGCCACCGCCCTCGACGTCCAATACGACAGCGCCACGCGCCGCCTGCGCCTCTACAAGGGCGAGATCCTGGTGCAGACCGCCGCCGATCCGCTGGGCCGCCACTTCATTGTGGAAAGCCCGCAAGGTGCCATGCGCGCCATCGGCACGCGCTTCGTGGTGCGTCTGGACGGCGAGCATACCCGCCTTGGCGTGCTGGAAGGCGCGGTCGAAGTACGCCCCGCCGGCCATCCGGATGCGCCCTATGTGGTGCGCGCCGGCCGCCAAAGCCGCTTCAACGCCGCTGGCGGCGCGACCGAAGTGCTCGATCCGAATGCCGATGCCTGGAATAGCGGCGTGCTGTACGCCGAAAAAATGCCGCTGGCCGACTTCGTGGCCGAACTGGCGCGCTACCGTCCCGGCCTGCTGCGCTGCGATCCTTCCGCCGCCCGCCTGCGCGTTTCCGGCGCTTTCCAGCTGCGCGACACCGACAGCATCCTGCAGGCGCTGGCCGCCTCCCTCCCCGTGCGCCTGCAGACGCGTACCCGCTACTGGGTCACGCTGACCCACGCCTGA
- the glmU gene encoding bifunctional UDP-N-acetylglucosamine diphosphorylase/glucosamine-1-phosphate N-acetyltransferase GlmU: protein MNVVILAAGMGKRMQSALPKVLHPLAGKPLLWHVIDTARTLSPAKLCVIYGHGGAAVLESLEKQKKPDGMQITAALQEPQLGTGHAVMQALPELDDNAPTLILYGDVPLTSAASLQRLAEAAGKDKLGILTVVQDNPFGLGRIVRVGGQIMRIVEEKDANEFERAIKEINSGIMVAPTARLKQWLTALKNDNAQGEYYLTDIVAQAVAEGVDVVSAHPDAEWEVLGVNSKVQLAELEGIHQNNIAKSLLEKGVTVIDPHRIDVRGELICGRDVTIDVGCVFEGRVELADGVTVGPYNVLVNARVAAGATIKPFCHIEEAVVGPASIIGPYARLRPGTELGEDVHVGNFVEIKNSQVAAHSKANHLAYIGDATVGSRVNIGAGTITCNYDGANKFRTVIEDDAFIGSDSQLVAPVTVGAGATLGAGTTLTKDAPAGKLTISRPKQLTIEGWKRPVKVKK, encoded by the coding sequence CGCCCTGCCGAAAGTTTTGCATCCCCTGGCCGGTAAGCCGCTGTTGTGGCACGTGATCGATACCGCGCGCACTCTGTCTCCCGCCAAATTATGCGTGATCTACGGCCACGGCGGCGCAGCCGTGCTGGAGTCGCTGGAAAAACAGAAAAAACCGGATGGCATGCAGATCACCGCTGCCCTGCAGGAACCGCAGCTGGGCACCGGCCACGCCGTGATGCAGGCGCTGCCGGAGCTCGACGACAACGCGCCCACCCTGATCCTGTATGGCGACGTGCCGCTGACCAGCGCCGCCTCGCTGCAGCGCCTGGCCGAAGCGGCCGGCAAGGACAAGCTCGGCATCCTGACCGTGGTGCAGGACAATCCCTTCGGCCTGGGCCGCATCGTGCGCGTCGGCGGCCAGATCATGCGCATCGTCGAAGAGAAGGATGCCAACGAATTCGAGCGCGCCATCAAGGAAATCAATAGCGGCATCATGGTGGCGCCGACCGCCCGCCTGAAGCAGTGGCTGACCGCGCTGAAGAACGACAATGCCCAGGGCGAGTACTACCTGACCGATATCGTGGCCCAGGCCGTGGCCGAGGGCGTGGATGTGGTTTCCGCCCATCCGGACGCCGAGTGGGAGGTGCTGGGCGTAAACAGCAAGGTGCAGCTGGCCGAGCTGGAAGGCATCCACCAGAACAATATCGCCAAGTCCCTGCTGGAAAAAGGCGTGACCGTGATCGATCCGCACCGCATCGATGTGCGCGGCGAGCTGATCTGCGGCCGCGACGTCACCATCGATGTCGGCTGCGTCTTCGAAGGCCGCGTCGAACTGGCCGATGGCGTCACTGTCGGCCCCTACAATGTGCTGGTGAATGCCCGCGTGGCGGCCGGCGCCACCATCAAGCCCTTCTGCCATATTGAAGAGGCCGTGGTTGGCCCGGCTTCCATCATCGGCCCGTATGCCCGCCTGCGTCCCGGCACCGAGCTGGGCGAGGACGTGCACGTGGGTAACTTCGTCGAGATCAAGAACAGCCAGGTGGCCGCGCACAGCAAGGCCAACCACTTGGCCTATATCGGCGACGCCACCGTCGGTTCGCGCGTGAATATCGGCGCCGGCACCATCACCTGCAATTACGATGGCGCCAACAAGTTCCGCACCGTGATCGAGGACGACGCCTTCATCGGCAGCGACAGCCAGCTGGTGGCCCCTGTCACCGTGGGGGCGGGCGCGACCCTGGGCGCCGGCACCACGCTGACCAAGGATGCGCCGGCCGGCAAGCTGACCATTTCCCGTCCCAAACAGCTGACCATCGAAGGCTGGAAGCGTCCGGTCAAGGTCAAGAAGTAA